In a genomic window of Streptomyces noursei ATCC 11455:
- a CDS encoding anti-sigma regulatory factor produces the protein MSQIAGEPGTQDFVEVRLPAAGAYLSVLRTATAGLAARLDFTLDEIEDLRIAVDEACAILLQQAVPGSVLSCVFQLIDDALQVTVSAPTTDGRAPERDTFSWTVLSALAGKVDSTVAEDRTVTISLYKERGAGPGPS, from the coding sequence GTGTCCCAGATCGCAGGCGAGCCCGGGACTCAGGACTTCGTGGAAGTCCGTCTGCCCGCTGCGGGTGCCTACCTGTCCGTGCTGCGTACCGCCACGGCCGGGCTCGCAGCCCGCTTGGACTTCACCCTCGACGAAATCGAGGATCTGCGCATCGCGGTCGACGAAGCCTGCGCGATCCTGCTGCAACAGGCCGTCCCCGGCAGCGTGCTCAGCTGCGTCTTCCAGCTCATCGACGACGCGCTGCAGGTGACGGTGTCGGCCCCGACGACCGACGGCCGCGCTCCCGAGCGCGACACGTTCTCCTGGACGGTGCTCTCCGCACTGGCCGGCAAGGTCGACTCCACCGTCGCCGAGGACCGTACGGTCACCATCAGTCTGTACAAGGAGCGCGGCGCCGGTCCCGGACCGTCATGA